The genomic segment CCATTCGACAAAGGACAAGTAACTGCCATATTGTATCGATATTGATATCAACTTtgacaattttgtttattttagcGTAAAGAAGGAGCTGCCCTAGGACCAAGTTCTTTGCGCCAGTCTGGACTAATTAAGCATTTGGAGTCAATTGGTGACTTGAAATTTCCTTGCTGTGTTTCCTGATTGCACAGACTAGTATTATAGCCATACTTCAACAGGTTGTGATGTTCATGATTTTGGTGATATTGACTATCAACCCACTCGAGAGGAAGGGACTGTAAAGAATGTTCGAAACATGAAAGATGTAATAGCCTTCAATGAGAAAGTAAGATCCTTGAATAGATAATTATGTGTTTCAAATTATCTGTCAAATCCcttttctaaataattattttcacagCTTTCACAAAAAGTCAGCCAGATAATAAAAGATGGTCGTATGTGCCTAACTTTGGGAGGAGACCATTCAATTGGTGTAGGTACTGTTCATGGTCACCTGAAAGCTCAACCAGAGACATCACTTCTCTGGGTCGACGCTCACGCTGATATAAACACTCCGGTCACAAGCAATAGTGGAAATGCACACGGTATGCCATTGTCGTTTCATATAAAGGAGCTAACGGAATACCAACCAGAGATACCCGGTTTCGAATGGCATAGCCCTATGTAAATAATACTTGATTTACTTAAATTAGATTCAAGTAGATTCAATATTAAACCCTGTCTTAAATAGGATTTCAGCCAGAAACATTGCTTTTATTGGTCTTCGTGATGTAGAACCTTATGAGAGGTATGAGAAAATATCTAAACTTGACTTTCACATTATTTACTCTTGaaaaccttcttttttctttaggttAATAATTGAGAAATTGGGAATGTGTGCTCTATCGATGGAAGAAGTTCACGGGATAGGTATCAAAGAAGCTGTCAAGTACGCACTAAGTCGAATTGATCCTCGCAATACTAGACACATACACGTTAGTTTCGATATTGACGCCCTCGATCCCCTTGAAGCACCATCAACTGGAACTCCAGGTAgtagaacaagaacaaaaaaaaacggaaagtTGGAAACTTaccccttttttcaaatagttcGAGGAGGATTGACGTTGAGAGAAGGAACCGAACTATTAAGAAGTGTGCATCGCACCGGTCGGCTTTCTGCAGTTGATATAGTAGAAGTAAATCCACTACTAGGCTCAGCAAGTGATCTGAAGATTACACTGGATGCAGCTCGTCacctggcagcagcagcagctggataTTATCCAGGAGGGTGGGCTCCAAAAGGTGTCACCGATATACCCCAGtcttaaaccaaaaaaaaaaaatgttaagtgCATTTTAAACCACGATCTGTTACATTTTACTCGTTAACTacctaaattttaattcagcCAAATTTCAAGGCCCAAGAAATCTTAAAGATCCTGTGCCATTCCCTTAAGATTTTCAAAAGTAGTCTATAACTATTGCTGCCTTGTTTTCAGATGTTTTAACTTTTCGTTGCTGTTGATTAATACAATTATCTCATGGTATTcacaatatatttttaaagaggaacacaacaaaaaaattgagcaATTTACATTTCTGTCATGcttgttcaatttttgattcaatggaaaaaaactgTCTTAGTGGAATTTGTTTTAGAACTTAAATTACAGTGAGGGAATAGCAActaacattaatttaaaagcAAATTTAGGTACAAAATGAATTATACTTTCTGTTAAAAGTAGTGGACATGCACATCTGTGACCCAAGTTTACTGAGATTCTGATAAATCATCCGAAATTCGCACCAGGCCACTCAACAGCTCACACGTTGCAACAAACAAGTTCAAGCAATTtcagacgaaaaagaaaagaaagaagtacAAATTTTAATGTGTTTCTTAGACAGTGTAGCATAATGTAATACGCATATAAAAAGTGCATTTATCATCTAccaattttgtaaaattatcatatttttctcttgattaACAGTTCACATGTTCtacatttctaattttctacATTGTCGagcaattttttccaaaaagacaaatttgtgCCAAAGATGGCGGTGACTTTCAATAAAGTTTCGCGCGGCAAATTTTGTTTCGGCTGCTGTTTTACCGACCTTGAAAGTGCCAGATGACAAGGTTCTTATTCTTTGACCTGACGTGGTGAATAGGTGttcaaagaaagagagaacacGAGTTGAAGTTTTTGTGTTGCAGTTGCTAGAAGTGAATACGATAATTGGATACCCAAATGAAACGCGAACGTAACCATTGTAAAGTAAGTGGAAAAGTGACTGAAAcagtgaaattatttttgttttatgtattGAGTCTACGTTATTGTGAGACTGTTTTGTTTCGTGTggaattttcaatcgtttcaACAAGTCAATGTAATTTCTGGTACTTAGGATATGGAGCTCCATTTGACGATGGAATTGAGCCAtcatttggaaaacaaaagaattttaaacgGTCGCTACGAAAGTGTTTTGTCGAAATTGATGAAACAAACTgacacaaacattttctgtccTACTAGCGACACGAATCTCAACATCACCACTCGTATTCCCAAAATAACTATTTCAGGATCTCTGGCTGCTGTTGAATCCGCTCGTCTATCTATACGGGTTCaagcaatatttattttatatttccattCATTCACCAGAGTTATTCATAACGTGTCGTTTCTATTGAAAGGAATGTGTGCCAGTCGTGTTTGTCGTCAGCTGTCGATCGGATAAAGTCCAATCTCTCGGAATAAACCTTCTTGTAGCCCACTTTTCTTCTACATTTGGAGTCAAACTAGTCTTTAATCTGGTTGAAGAAGATGCATGCTATCAGGTGAATATCCGAGGGCACCACTatcgat from the Daphnia pulex isolate KAP4 chromosome 1, ASM2113471v1 genome contains:
- the LOC124200391 gene encoding arginase, hepatic-like, whose product is MLKRGPFVHVQQWFSIFSSRNYSKIGVIGAPFDKGQRKEGAALGPSSLRQSGLIKHLESIGCDVHDFGDIDYQPTREEGTVKNVRNMKDVIAFNEKLSQKVSQIIKDGRMCLTLGGDHSIGVGTVHGHLKAQPETSLLWVDAHADINTPVTSNSGNAHGMPLSFHIKELTEYQPEIPGFEWHSPMISARNIAFIGLRDVEPYERLIIEKLGMCALSMEEVHGIGIKEAVKYALSRIDPRNTRHIHVSFDIDALDPLEAPSTGTPVRGGLTLREGTELLRSVHRTGRLSAVDIVEVNPLLGSASDLKITLDAARHLAAAAAGYYPGGWAPKGVTDIPQS